TAATCTGCATACACATTCCTTTCTCCCCGTTGAACCGATAGGTCAGTTTCTCATATTTTCATTTTCCTATTACGACGCCGTTCATTGTTCAGTTTTTTCTGAACTTAATTGTATATTAGCACAGGCATATTCGTTTTGCAATAGAAAGTTTAGTTTTTTATAAACTTTTTGTTTTCTTTTTTCTGAACTTGTGGTATAGTGTCCTTAGACGATAAGATATGAGAAGTTATAACGAGATATGGAAAGAGAGGGTTTTTCAGATGAATACAATCGCAGAACGGATTAAATTTGCCATGAGAGCAAAAAATAAAAAACAGGTGGACATAGTCAAAGATACAGGTATCAGCAAAGGGGCGTTCAGTTCCTATCTTTCGGGACAATACAATCCAAAAGCCGATAAAATGGAATTGATTGCCGACTCCTTAGATGTAGACTTGCGGTGGCTTTACGGAGAAAATGTACCTATGGAACATACAAGTAAGAATAACAATGCCCTGCAATATGTCTTTTATAACAACTCCTGCTCCGAGTATCTTCTTGATAATTTAGACGATATCTATATTGCCATGATGACCCAATATGCCGCCCTTATTCCACGCTTTTATGTTCTTGTCAATCGTGCTGGAAATGCAATGCACCTATTACCTTTATTTTTGAAAGAAGACAGTTCCGAGTTCTACGAATGTCCGTCTGATTTCTTCTATTCCGACAGGCATACTATTTTTACAAGAGATTTTGAAAGTATTCACATGGTATTAACAACCGCCACGATTTACTATTACGGAATTGATACAAAAACTTATGAACCGAAAGTTACCAAACTTGCCTACTCACAGACTGACGATTGCTTTTATATTGACAATGAAGTACATGATTGTCATATCAAAGCATTTGAAAAAGAAGTGGTAAAAGAAGCACTTTACTTAAAACACAACGCCCAGTAACAGACAAGAGGACTTGCAAGGTTTCTGACCTTTCAAGTCCTCTGCTGTATCATGGTTCTGTTGGCTGTGTCCGTTCCGTCAAGGACTGCCCTACGGCGTATCGGCTACGCCTTGTTCCTTGACCTCACTACATTTCTCTCAACTTTTTAGAAATCAGTAAATTGACTGTAATCAATGGAATTACTATACAAAAGAAACTAACGGTAAACCATAGTGGTATATCCCTCTCTAATTGAACACGAAAAAGCAGAATAATTGCCATAAATATGGTTCCCAAAATCTCCATAAAATTCAACAATTTTTTGCGGAATTCTTGTAGACGCATCCGATTTTGTATCCTTTCAGATTTCCCTATTACATAATTTACTTGCATATCATTTACATCTTCATCTGATATAAGTTCATCCATACTTACATCTAGTTCTAATGCCAGTTTTTTTGCCGTAATCAAATCTGGACATCTTGAACCATTTTCCCAACGACAAACTGTCTGCCTTGAAACATATAACTTATCTGCCAGTTGTTGCTGAGTGAGATTTTTTTCTTCTCTGAATTTTTTGATGTTATCATTTAATGCCATACTCCATACCTCTCTTTCACTCACATCATATAACAATAAAACCTACAATAAAAGTACCAGTATGTATTTCTCTTGTTTCCATTTTGGTAACATCTGTTTATTCCAAGTTTTCTATACCATAATACCGATATATGGCTGCTGTTGGCTGTATCCGTTCCGTCAAGGACTGCCCTACGGCGTATCGGCTTCGCCTTGACCCTTGACCTCACTTTTATTATATCAACTTTATCAAATAGTAATTGTTCTCATATATTTTCAATGTTACAATAAAATCAAAAACTTCAAAAAATAAATTACAACTATTATTTTTTCATGGAGGAAATAAAATGTATTCAGTCACACAACGAATTAGTAAAA
The sequence above is drawn from the Dorea formicigenerans genome and encodes:
- a CDS encoding helix-turn-helix domain-containing protein, with product MNTIAERIKFAMRAKNKKQVDIVKDTGISKGAFSSYLSGQYNPKADKMELIADSLDVDLRWLYGENVPMEHTSKNNNALQYVFYNNSCSEYLLDNLDDIYIAMMTQYAALIPRFYVLVNRAGNAMHLLPLFLKEDSSEFYECPSDFFYSDRHTIFTRDFESIHMVLTTATIYYYGIDTKTYEPKVTKLAYSQTDDCFYIDNEVHDCHIKAFEKEVVKEALYLKHNAQ
- a CDS encoding helix-turn-helix transcriptional regulator → MALNDNIKKFREEKNLTQQQLADKLYVSRQTVCRWENGSRCPDLITAKKLALELDVSMDELISDEDVNDMQVNYVIGKSERIQNRMRLQEFRKKLLNFMEILGTIFMAIILLFRVQLERDIPLWFTVSFFCIVIPLITVNLLISKKLREM